One Kaistella polysaccharea DNA segment encodes these proteins:
- the dacB gene encoding D-alanyl-D-alanine carboxypeptidase/D-alanyl-D-alanine endopeptidase, translating into MINIKKTLVSSAIAISALAFGQGTFTSSNYPQSYENQNANISAEKLLTAKELVDIKINSMMSDPVLRNADWGFVVYDPKTKKVVSSYNENASLVPASTTKLLTTDTAMSLLGEKFRWVTQLEYSGTVDEAGILQGNLYIVGSGDPSLGTNKAGAYSYREIVADFISSLSDKGIKKVNGDIIIQTALFKLNKTQNLPENIVWLENGSYYLPVGTTHEINPQNERLIAKQANPFAENKNYYYISPYIGKMVYADKFDGGYLTTKLPDAPAYLANSLRTTMLKSGLPVTGKVVTKITDSEPESRSVLTSYQSPTLAEIIMYTNQHSDNALAEATLRMVGFQKFGDQTLEGGRNAVMDHLKNVNFDVEGLRYYDGSGLSRNNVVTPISQVKFLANLMNEKYYKSYFDSLPIGGQTGTLKKTFYDIGNGQIFAKTGTLNKVKALAGYMKTYSGKTLVFSLLINNYAGSVDQVKARMEQILEPALSL; encoded by the coding sequence ATGATTAACATCAAAAAAACTCTGGTCTCTTCTGCAATAGCCATTTCTGCATTGGCTTTTGGTCAGGGAACCTTTACTTCTTCCAATTATCCGCAATCTTACGAAAATCAAAACGCCAATATATCTGCTGAAAAGTTATTAACCGCAAAGGAACTTGTCGATATTAAAATTAATTCGATGATGAGTGATCCCGTTTTGCGAAATGCAGACTGGGGTTTTGTAGTGTATGATCCGAAGACAAAAAAAGTAGTCAGTTCTTACAATGAAAATGCATCTTTAGTCCCAGCATCAACGACCAAACTTTTGACAACAGATACTGCAATGAGTTTGTTGGGCGAGAAATTTCGGTGGGTCACGCAATTAGAATATTCTGGTACAGTTGACGAAGCGGGCATTCTGCAGGGTAACTTGTATATTGTAGGCAGTGGTGATCCATCACTTGGCACCAACAAAGCGGGCGCTTATTCCTATCGCGAGATTGTGGCGGACTTTATTTCGTCGCTTTCAGACAAGGGAATTAAGAAGGTAAATGGCGATATTATTATTCAGACAGCTTTATTCAAATTAAATAAAACACAAAATCTTCCGGAAAATATTGTTTGGTTAGAGAACGGAAGCTATTATCTGCCGGTCGGTACAACGCACGAAATTAATCCTCAAAATGAAAGGTTAATCGCAAAGCAGGCAAATCCTTTCGCAGAAAATAAGAATTATTATTACATTTCTCCCTACATCGGGAAAATGGTTTACGCAGATAAATTTGACGGCGGCTACCTGACGACAAAATTACCGGATGCGCCAGCTTACCTTGCAAACAGTTTACGAACTACAATGCTAAAAAGTGGCTTGCCAGTAACTGGAAAAGTAGTTACCAAAATTACGGATTCAGAACCAGAGAGTCGATCGGTACTTACTTCTTATCAGTCACCAACTTTAGCTGAAATTATTATGTATACGAATCAACATAGTGATAATGCATTGGCAGAAGCAACTTTGCGAATGGTTGGTTTCCAAAAATTTGGTGATCAAACTTTAGAAGGTGGTCGGAATGCCGTGATGGATCATCTGAAAAATGTAAACTTCGATGTTGAAGGATTACGCTATTATGACGGAAGCGGATTGTCGCGCAATAACGTGGTGACGCCAATTTCACAAGTTAAGTTTTTAGCCAATCTTATGAATGAGAAATATTACAAATCATATTTCGATTCTTTACCGATTGGTGGACAAACCGGAACTTTGAAAAAAACATTTTATGATATTGGGAACGGACAAATATTTGCGAAAACCGGAACATTAAATAAAGTAAAAGCCCTTGCAGGTTACATGAAAACATATTCAGGTAAAACACTTGTATTTTCATTATTAATTAATAATTATGCCGGATCAGTGGATCAAGTGAAGGCGAGGATGGAACAAATTCTAGAACCGGCTTTAAGTCTGTAA